TATCAATGGCAGTCATCGCACCAACGGCAAAGATGGGTCGCTTGCTTTGATTTTCTAGGTGTCCAAGGATTTGAGGATCTTCACGGGTAAACAGTAGATCTTCAACTGTTCTGCTAACAGTAATATCTCGGTCTTGTTTCTGGTTACTGGGGAAGAAGATATGTTCATTCACCCCTGGTGGTATCATGTTGAATTTGGGACTGAACAAGTCAATACCATCTACCACATGATACAGCTGGGGCATCGTAAAACATTTGTAAGACTCATACTGACCGCGTGTATCGGGTGTACCCACAATTTCTTGGTAGGTCGATGTAATGATGAAGTCTGCCCCGTTCATACCGATAAGATCAGCAGTGTATTGTGCTGAAAAATGGTATTTATCCTCTAAATCATGCCAGTACAAGTTACTGAAAAGGTGCTTGGGTTTTTCCAAAGAATGAGCAATGTTGCACTGAGTCACTTTCAGACGGCGCGCCAACAGAAAAGCAACTAAGTTACCATCGCTGTAGTTACCAATGATCAGATCTGGACTACCTCGAAATTGGGCGAGGAGTTCTGTTTCTGCGTCAAGGGCAAATCTTTCTAGATAAGGCCAAATCTCATATCTGGAAATCCAGTTTTGAGTGACATTAGGATTAGAACCAGCAAAAGGAACGCGCAAGATCCAGGCATTTTGTGTGCCCTCAACTTTTTCCAAGCGTAGATTGCACAATGTTCCTTCGCAGTTGGGGATCAGACGAGTCAAAATGATAACTTGGGGTTGGATACCAAGAACGTCTAATCCTGCAAGTTTGATTTCTTCTTGGAGTTTATTTTCTAGGTGACGCGCTTGTTCAAGAACGTAGATAACTTGACCTGTTGTTTCAGGTCTTCCCAAAACACCTTCTTGGGAAACCCAGCCGTGTATGGAAACCAGGACAACACGAAAAACTGTGGGAACACGCGAGACAAAAGTTTCTAGAATGGCTGGTTCTGCAGTGTCAATCAGTCGGTTGAGAAGTTCTAGCGTTTCACGCACTCGCGATGCTGTGTTACCCCAACCTGGTTCAAAACCGAGTTCTTGAAGGTCAAAGCGAAATTTTTCGTAAGGTTCGCCTTGAGGACGTTCGTTGAGGAAATTTAGGGCTTGCTTGAGTTGTTTGGCTAGCTGTTTACCTGAATCGATACGACCGTTGATCAGTAAGGGAATACCATCATAGGAATGTCGGTGAAAAACATCAAACAAAACCTCTAACCAGTATTCAGGATCAGTCAACACTTGACCGCATAGGTGACGGTTGAGAAAACCTAGACCTTGACCAATGTTTCTCGGGTCGTTAATTCTAGGGTAACCGTGGTAATATGGACTGAAATCAATTTTTAAGATTTGGGATTGAGAGCGGTTGACCAAGTGATCGCGCGCATCCAGTAAAGCTTCTGGCGTCATCTGCTCAAAACTTGTCATGTTTGCCCCAAGCCGCCAAACCTCTTGGCTACCAATCCTTGGTCGCAGAATAAACCATGTAATTTCTCCTTCCACAATCATTTCGTGGGTGTAGTGTATGAGTTTTCCTACAGAGGAAGAGTGGAAGAAGTAACCTGGCTTTTCTGAATTTTGACAGTACTCAGCAAAAACATGTAAAATTTCGTTTCTCAGAAAGTACCTTTGATCCAAGGCACTCAAAGTCTTGATTAAATGACGCAGAGCAGTTTTTTCTTCACTATTTAAGATAGTTTGAACCAGTTCATGCATGGCAAATTTTTAAACATTAACTAGACCAATACCTTATTTTTCTACACTTAATCCTGAAAATAACACTCCTTCTATCTAACGATTTTATAAAGAAGAATCACACAGAATGATTCACCCCCTACGTTAGCGCATATTTCGCTTGAAGGCTCAGGTTCTACAGAAAGGTTTTAGGTATTTGTTTAACGTCAAAAACAAGTATAGCCCAGTAATTTTTAGGAGCAAGTTATTATTGTAGCTTATGTAACAGTTTTGATGGAAAATTGACTTTTGATATGAAGTCTGGTTGATTAGTTATTATTCGCGTTTTGTACAAGAACTTTAAAACCCTCTCTCCCTCAAACCTGTGCCCCGCGCCTTTACAGTCTTAATGATAAGTCTTGAAAGGGACATGATATGAGTAGGTGTCCTGATTGTTCTGCTTAATCAACAACCAGAACTGTATCATGAAAGTGACTATTTCATACTTTTGGATAGTCTTGAGCTTTAGTTGAGAGCCAAATAAATTTCTTACGGGTTGAGAATGAACAGTCAAGCTTTATACTGGTAATGACTTAAGACCAACCATTAAACTAAAAAAATTAACTTATATAAAGAAAAATAATATGTCCATCTCAAAAACAGAAGCAAAACAACTCCTAGAACGTCTTATTTTTGATGATGCACGCCCTCATGACTGGGTGCAGGATGTGTGGGGGTTGAGTCCAATATTAGGAGACAGTGCAGCAAAATTGGTAGAGGTTTTTGAAGCCCTGATAGAATGCTGTCCGCAAGAGAAATTGGAAAATTTGCTGCAAACCTTTTATCAAGAGGATCTTGAGTGAAGAGGTCATGATTACTTAGAGCGATATGCAATACGGAGACTTTGCACCAAAATTACTAGAGATGCGATCGCCATTAATCCACCCCAAAACCAATAAGGTAAAAGCAATTGCTGCTGCATTTGCGCTGTGTCAGAGAGCAAACCAGGACCAGCAGAGGCGCTAAATAAATAGTCCACTTGATGGTAAGTACTAACACAAGCTTGTACGCCGAGAAATTGAATCCCAAATCCCTGCATCCAACGAGGAGCTTTTAGTGCAACACCAAGGATAATCAGACCAAGTAGAGGAATTGCGACGATTCCAAATAGTGAGCGTACCCAGATGAGTGTCGAAATCAGTAAAAAACCTCCCAAAATCGTCAAACTCAAATGCGCAGCTCTAAAACTACGAGAAGCCAAAATTAAACCTGCACCAGCGATAGGTGGACCCATTGGTCCTGCTGCAGCAACCAAAGCACGACCAATGGGTCCTAAGTACAACGGAAGGCTATGAAAAGCAACACCCGAACCATTGGAAAAAATCTCCAGCTGCTGGAACTGTCCCCCTAAAAGGAGTGCCATCAAGCCGTGACCCATTTCATGAAACCAAGTTGCCAGAATGGTGAATGGGTATAAAATGTAATTACCTCCTGGAACTTGCCACAGCACAATAGTAGCGATCGCTGCAGCAAGAAGCCAAAACAAACCCATCCGGTCAACTGTTTTTGGGGCTTCTCTAGTAAGCAAGGGTTCAAAATTTTTTCCAAGGTTAGTCATGGTTCACTTTTAATGGGCATTGTCTTCCTATCATTTCGATTGTAGTTGTATTTATCTATCGGTTGTTTGTGTCTAGTAGCATAATCAACCAGTTATCAGTTATCAGTTATCAGTTACAACAGAAAATACGGATCTGTTTCTTTTGTTAACTGTTTACTGTTCACTGTTCACTGTTTCAACCACTAGACACAAATTATTTTAGGAAACTTGAAACAGAAACGTTACTAAATCTCCCTTACCCAAACTGATGCGATCGCCTGGGCGCAAACGATGCCGATTTCCTGGCAATAAGGCCAAGTTATTGATGTAGGTACCATTAGAACTTCCTACATCTTCGATATAATGAGCGCCTCCCTCTAAACGAATATCAGCATGAATCCGCGAAACAATTTCTGAATTGGGAAATCCAGAAACATCTATATCTGGAGGAATGCGATCATTGGGCTTGCCCATATGAACAACAGAAAGGTTTTGCGGTAACTCAATTATCCTGTCTGTTTGAACGTGGATCAGTCTTGCCATCTCCTGCTGCAATTGAGTTCTAGAAACACTAGATGTGACAACAGTTGGCGGTGGAGTTTGGGCAGTTGTAGGAGTTGGTTCTGGGGGTGGAGTTGGTGGTGCTGATACTTGCTCTTGTGGGGGTGGAGTTGGTATTGGGGGTGGAGTTAG
This portion of the Brasilonema sennae CENA114 genome encodes:
- a CDS encoding sucrose synthase — protein: MHELVQTILNSEEKTALRHLIKTLSALDQRYFLRNEILHVFAEYCQNSEKPGYFFHSSSVGKLIHYTHEMIVEGEITWFILRPRIGSQEVWRLGANMTSFEQMTPEALLDARDHLVNRSQSQILKIDFSPYYHGYPRINDPRNIGQGLGFLNRHLCGQVLTDPEYWLEVLFDVFHRHSYDGIPLLINGRIDSGKQLAKQLKQALNFLNERPQGEPYEKFRFDLQELGFEPGWGNTASRVRETLELLNRLIDTAEPAILETFVSRVPTVFRVVLVSIHGWVSQEGVLGRPETTGQVIYVLEQARHLENKLQEEIKLAGLDVLGIQPQVIILTRLIPNCEGTLCNLRLEKVEGTQNAWILRVPFAGSNPNVTQNWISRYEIWPYLERFALDAETELLAQFRGSPDLIIGNYSDGNLVAFLLARRLKVTQCNIAHSLEKPKHLFSNLYWHDLEDKYHFSAQYTADLIGMNGADFIITSTYQEIVGTPDTRGQYESYKCFTMPQLYHVVDGIDLFSPKFNMIPPGVNEHIFFPSNQKQDRDITVSRTVEDLLFTREDPQILGHLENQSKRPIFAVGAMTAIDNLAGLAECFGKSQELQQSCNLIIVADKLHPHQATNSKETEEIERLHNIINEYNLHGHIRWVGMQIPIAELGEAYRIIADFQGIFVHFARFEAFGRTILEAMSSGLPTFATQFGGSLEIIENGEDGFLLNPTDLEGTAKTILSFIDQCNAYLEHWYKISELVIQRVRNKYNWQSHTKQLLLLAKIYSFWKFVNQEVSEAKAGYVETLFYLLYKPRAEKILEQHMQR
- a CDS encoding M50 family metallopeptidase, whose product is MTNLGKNFEPLLTREAPKTVDRMGLFWLLAAAIATIVLWQVPGGNYILYPFTILATWFHEMGHGLMALLLGGQFQQLEIFSNGSGVAFHSLPLYLGPIGRALVAAAGPMGPPIAGAGLILASRSFRAAHLSLTILGGFLLISTLIWVRSLFGIVAIPLLGLIILGVALKAPRWMQGFGIQFLGVQACVSTYHQVDYLFSASAGPGLLSDTAQMQQQLLLPYWFWGGLMAIASLVILVQSLRIAYRSK
- a CDS encoding FHA domain-containing protein, producing the protein MIVCPNCNHPNPDGAVQCEACYTPLPATSNCPSCGANVQTDAAFCGQCGYNLRAAIPTAASAPNVPPLVNPEPLQPQPISVNGADYTPPNSAPIPPTAVAFDESLETTQSSPPPPTITTPPPQPVFSEPPSIPTPPPQEQVSAQLTPPPIPTPPPQEQVSAPPTPPPEPTPTTAQTPPPTVVTSSVSRTQLQQEMARLIHVQTDRIIELPQNLSVVHMGKPNDRIPPDIDVSGFPNSEIVSRIHADIRLEGGAHYIEDVGSSNGTYINNLALLPGNRHRLRPGDRISLGKGDLVTFLFQVS